A stretch of the Rodentibacter haemolyticus genome encodes the following:
- the acrB gene encoding multidrug efflux RND transporter permease subunit AcrB — MKFTDIFIRRPVLAVSISLLIIILGLQAISKLAVREYPKMTTTVITVTTAYPGADANLIQAFVTSKLEESIAQADNIDYMSSSSAPSSSTITVKMKLNTDPAGALADVLAKVNAVRSELPSGIEDPTVASSSGGTGIMYISFRSKKLDSSQVTDYINRVVKPQFFTIEGVAEVQIFGAAEYALRIWLDPQKMAGQNLSASQVMASLSANNIQTAAGSDNGYYVTYRNKVETTTKSVEQLGNLIVASNGNSLVRLRDIATIELNKESDNSRATANGADSVVLGINPTSSANPLTVAKNILPLYESIKKQLPDSMESDILYDRTIAINSSINEVVKTIIEATVIVLVVILMFIGSFRAILIPVLTIPISLIGVLMMLQSLDFSINLMTLLALILAIGLVVDDAIVVLENVDRHIKEGETPFRAAIIGTREIALPVISMTISLIAVYSPMALMGGITGTLFKEFALTLAGAVFISGIVALTLSPMMSSKLLKSNSEPSWLERKVEHTLSKVNNVYNYMLDIVMQNRKSMVVFAVAIFATLPFLFNSLSSELTPNEDKGAFIAIGSAPSSVNVDYIQAAMKPYMKTVMDTPEVSFGMSIAGAPSSNQSLNIVTLEDWKNRSRKQPEIMNELNAKAKELPEVSVSAFNFPEIDTGEQGPPVAIVLKTAQDYNALANTAEKFLAAMRASGKFVYTDLDLKYDTAQMTISVDKEKAGTYGITMQQISSTLGSFLSGATITRVDIDGRAYKVISQVKRDDRLSPESFKNYYLNASNGESVPLSSLVTMKLETQPTSLPRFSQLNSATIQAVPMPGTSTGDAVAWLQQHADTTLPQGYTYDFRSESRQLVQEGNALAVTFALAVVIIFLVLAIQFESVRDPMVIMISVPLAVSGALLTLNFLSFFGISGTTLNIYSQVGLITLVGLITKHGILMCEVAKEEQLLHGKSRIDAITTAAKVRLRPILMTTGAMVAGLIPLLYATGAGAVSRFSIGIVIVAGLSIGTIFTLFVLPVVYSYVATEHKPLPVFEESETKSVH; from the coding sequence ATGAAATTTACAGATATATTTATTCGTCGCCCTGTTTTAGCGGTTTCGATCAGCTTGCTTATCATTATTTTAGGATTACAAGCTATTTCGAAATTGGCGGTGCGTGAATATCCTAAAATGACAACAACGGTGATTACCGTTACGACAGCTTATCCGGGGGCGGATGCGAACTTGATTCAGGCATTCGTTACCTCAAAATTAGAAGAATCTATCGCGCAAGCGGATAATATCGACTATATGTCCTCTTCAAGTGCGCCAAGTTCTTCGACAATTACGGTCAAAATGAAACTAAATACGGATCCTGCAGGGGCATTGGCGGATGTACTGGCGAAAGTGAATGCGGTACGTTCTGAGCTTCCAAGCGGGATTGAAGATCCGACTGTTGCCTCCTCATCGGGTGGTACGGGCATTATGTATATTAGTTTCCGCTCCAAGAAATTGGATTCAAGTCAAGTTACGGACTATATTAACCGCGTAGTAAAACCTCAGTTCTTTACCATTGAAGGTGTGGCTGAAGTTCAAATTTTCGGTGCGGCGGAATATGCATTACGTATTTGGCTTGATCCGCAAAAGATGGCCGGTCAGAACCTATCGGCTTCGCAGGTGATGGCATCGCTTTCTGCCAATAATATTCAGACGGCGGCGGGGAGCGATAACGGTTATTATGTGACTTACCGCAATAAAGTCGAAACAACGACAAAATCCGTTGAACAGTTAGGTAACCTAATTGTTGCCTCTAATGGAAATAGCTTGGTTCGCTTGCGTGATATTGCCACCATTGAACTTAATAAAGAGAGCGATAATTCGCGTGCAACGGCAAATGGTGCGGATTCCGTTGTACTGGGGATCAATCCGACTTCTTCTGCAAATCCGTTAACCGTAGCTAAAAATATTCTTCCGTTATACGAAAGCATCAAAAAACAGCTTCCGGATAGTATGGAAAGCGATATTCTTTATGACCGCACTATTGCGATTAACAGCTCGATTAACGAGGTAGTGAAAACCATCATTGAAGCGACGGTTATCGTATTGGTGGTTATTTTAATGTTTATCGGTTCATTCCGTGCGATTTTGATTCCGGTACTCACGATTCCGATTTCTTTAATCGGGGTACTAATGATGTTACAAAGTTTGGATTTCTCCATTAACTTGATGACATTGCTGGCATTGATTCTCGCCATCGGTTTGGTGGTGGACGATGCTATTGTTGTGCTTGAAAATGTTGACCGCCATATCAAAGAAGGCGAAACGCCATTCCGTGCTGCGATCATCGGTACGCGGGAAATTGCCTTACCGGTTATTTCTATGACAATCTCTTTGATTGCCGTGTATTCTCCAATGGCATTGATGGGCGGGATTACGGGAACTCTCTTTAAAGAGTTTGCGTTAACGCTCGCCGGTGCAGTATTTATCTCCGGTATTGTCGCATTGACACTTTCTCCGATGATGTCGAGTAAGTTATTGAAATCCAACTCAGAACCTTCGTGGTTGGAGCGGAAAGTAGAACATACGCTTTCCAAAGTAAATAATGTGTATAACTATATGCTTGATATCGTGATGCAGAATCGAAAATCTATGGTGGTGTTTGCCGTAGCGATTTTTGCGACATTGCCGTTCCTGTTTAATTCACTCTCCAGTGAATTGACACCAAATGAAGATAAAGGGGCATTTATTGCTATCGGTTCCGCGCCATCCAGTGTAAATGTAGATTACATTCAAGCTGCGATGAAACCTTATATGAAAACGGTGATGGATACGCCTGAAGTTTCTTTTGGTATGAGCATTGCGGGGGCTCCAAGTTCTAACCAATCATTGAATATTGTGACATTAGAAGATTGGAAAAATCGTTCGCGTAAACAACCGGAAATAATGAATGAGTTAAATGCAAAGGCAAAAGAATTGCCTGAAGTATCCGTATCTGCGTTTAATTTCCCTGAAATTGACACGGGGGAGCAAGGGCCGCCGGTTGCTATCGTTTTAAAAACGGCACAGGATTATAATGCCCTAGCTAATACGGCAGAGAAATTTTTGGCAGCGATGCGTGCATCGGGCAAGTTTGTTTATACGGATCTTGACTTGAAATACGATACGGCTCAAATGACGATTTCCGTAGATAAAGAAAAAGCCGGAACCTATGGTATTACAATGCAGCAAATTAGTAGTACGTTAGGTAGTTTCCTTTCCGGTGCAACCATCACCCGTGTCGATATTGACGGGCGTGCGTATAAAGTCATTTCACAGGTAAAACGGGATGATCGTTTATCACCGGAAAGTTTCAAAAATTACTACTTAAATGCAAGCAACGGTGAATCCGTACCACTAAGCAGTTTAGTGACAATGAAACTTGAAACGCAACCGACATCCTTACCACGTTTCAGTCAGTTAAACTCAGCAACGATTCAAGCCGTACCGATGCCGGGAACATCAACGGGTGATGCAGTAGCTTGGTTACAACAACACGCGGATACCACGTTACCACAGGGCTATACCTACGATTTCCGTTCGGAATCCCGTCAGTTGGTTCAAGAGGGGAATGCACTTGCGGTGACCTTTGCACTCGCGGTGGTGATCATCTTCTTGGTATTGGCGATTCAGTTTGAATCTGTTCGTGACCCAATGGTGATTATGATTTCCGTACCATTGGCGGTGAGTGGTGCGTTATTAACGCTTAACTTCTTATCCTTCTTCGGTATTTCAGGTACAACCTTGAATATTTATTCCCAAGTCGGTTTAATTACCTTGGTGGGCTTGATTACAAAACACGGTATCTTGATGTGTGAAGTGGCGAAAGAGGAACAATTGCTACACGGTAAATCGCGTATTGATGCTATTACGACCGCTGCTAAAGTGCGTTTGCGTCCTATTTTAATGACGACCGGTGCGATGGTGGCAGGTTTGATTCCATTACTTTATGCGACAGGTGCTGGGGCGGTATCACGTTTTAGTATCGGTATCGTTATCGTGGCGGGCTTATCAATCGGTACAATCTTTACTTTGTTTGTATTACCGGTGGTTTATAGCTATGTTGCGACAGAGCACAAGCCGTTACCGGTGTTTGAAGAAAGCGAAACCAAATCTGTTCATTAA
- a CDS encoding phosphoethanolamine transferase → MKTQKTPLILTALFIFVCAIAAGYFMLIGSGMFPQPNIWLILLTTSLILLLSNSKKTFYFVMFPLACLYAIYTPTGLNFGAPSYQYIASVFATDMLETKEFLLQIPMSSYLIAFAIPTLVLIQYKSAVKFGIKFYRNKTFIALSALLFAYFLPLADPLKEAISSTVKIYDEMNKLKRMSQSDNWGKSALENSRYDDYVIVLGESARKDYHHAYGYPIENTPFISNTKGTLIDGLRSPGTNTVASLRLMFTLPDKEKWEPNYELSLVDLIKSAGIKTYWLSNQGFLGEFDTPVSSLASKSDETIFLKKGGSFNSTNYSDFDLLPKFAQVLESPAQGKRFILLHIYGSHPLACDRLEDYPKIFKDEEIDPKFNYLNCYISSIKKTDDFLKQVYEQLQENGQKTHRTFSMIYLSDHGLCHQQDEKHNVLLFNQNCFSRQHHDIPLFKISSDDTQRYEYNVFKSGLNFLEGIANWIGIKNPKLTQEKNLFSNEADNDDFGLQQKIDEKYRKDDDPAIDIRPKHK, encoded by the coding sequence ATGAAAACACAAAAAACACCATTGATTTTGACCGCACTTTTTATTTTTGTCTGTGCCATAGCTGCCGGTTATTTTATGTTAATCGGCTCAGGTATGTTCCCTCAGCCTAATATTTGGCTCATTTTACTCACCACCTCCCTTATTCTTTTACTAAGTAACAGCAAAAAAACGTTCTACTTTGTTATGTTTCCGCTTGCCTGCCTCTACGCAATTTATACTCCCACAGGATTAAATTTCGGCGCACCGAGTTATCAATATATCGCCTCGGTTTTCGCCACAGATATGCTGGAAACCAAAGAATTTTTGTTGCAAATTCCGATGAGCAGCTACTTAATCGCTTTTGCCATTCCCACTTTGGTATTGATACAGTATAAAAGTGCGGTCAAATTCGGTATTAAATTTTATCGAAACAAAACATTTATCGCTCTTTCGGCATTACTTTTCGCCTATTTCCTTCCTCTTGCCGACCCCTTAAAGGAAGCCATCAGTTCCACGGTAAAAATTTATGATGAAATGAATAAATTAAAACGGATGTCGCAATCGGATAATTGGGGAAAATCCGCTTTAGAAAACAGCCGATATGATGATTATGTGATTGTATTGGGTGAAAGTGCCCGCAAAGATTATCATCATGCTTATGGCTATCCTATTGAAAATACTCCGTTTATATCGAATACCAAGGGCACATTAATTGACGGATTACGTTCGCCGGGGACAAACACCGTTGCCTCGCTACGCCTAATGTTCACACTTCCCGACAAAGAAAAATGGGAACCGAACTATGAGCTAAGTTTAGTGGACTTAATCAAATCGGCAGGTATTAAAACCTATTGGTTATCTAACCAAGGTTTTTTAGGTGAATTTGATACACCGGTTTCTTCTCTTGCCTCAAAATCAGATGAAACGATCTTCTTGAAAAAAGGCGGCAGTTTTAACTCCACCAATTATAGCGATTTTGACTTATTGCCGAAATTTGCCCAAGTGTTGGAGTCACCGGCACAAGGCAAACGCTTTATCTTGTTACATATTTACGGTTCTCATCCGTTGGCTTGCGATCGTCTGGAAGATTATCCGAAAATCTTTAAAGATGAAGAGATTGATCCGAAATTCAATTATTTAAACTGCTATATTTCTTCTATTAAAAAAACCGATGACTTTTTAAAGCAGGTATATGAACAACTGCAAGAAAACGGACAAAAAACACACCGCACTTTTTCGATGATTTATCTTTCCGATCACGGTTTATGTCATCAGCAAGATGAAAAACACAATGTACTATTGTTCAATCAAAATTGTTTCAGTCGTCAACACCACGATATTCCTTTATTTAAGATTTCTTCTGATGACACACAACGCTACGAATACAACGTATTTAAATCCGGCCTAAATTTCTTGGAAGGCATTGCAAATTGGATCGGGATAAAAAATCCCAAACTCACACAAGAAAAGAATTTATTCTCTAATGAAGCGGATAACGATGATTTCGGTTTACAGCAAAAAATTGATGAAAAATATCGCAAAGATGATGATCCGGCAATAGATATTCGCCCGAAACATAAATAA
- the mtr gene encoding tryptophan permease — MEQQKSPSLLGGAMIIAGTAIGAGMLANPTSTAGVWFIGSVLALIYTWFCMTTSGLMILEANLHYPTGSSFDTIVKDLLGKGWNVVNGLSVAFVLYILTYAYITSGGGITQNLLNQVLGSLESAVDIGRTLGSLVFCLVLAAFVWLSTKAVDRFTTVLIGGMVIAFFFSTAGLLGSIKSEVLFNTIAQGEQQYLPYLLTALPVCLVSFGFHGNVPSLVKYYNRDGKRVMRAIFIGTGLALVIYILWQLAIQGNLPRSEFAPVIEKGGDVSALLEALHKYIETDYIAVILSFFAYMAIASSFLGVTLGLFDYIADLFKFDDSLMGRTKTTLITFLPPLLLSLQFPYGFVIAIGYAGLAATIWAAIVPALLARACRQKFPNATYKVYGGSFMIGFIILFGVLNIMAQVGANLGWFASFSG; from the coding sequence ATGGAACAACAAAAATCTCCTTCTCTACTTGGTGGTGCGATGATTATCGCAGGCACGGCAATTGGTGCCGGTATGTTGGCTAACCCTACTTCTACCGCCGGTGTATGGTTTATCGGCTCTGTTCTTGCATTGATTTATACTTGGTTTTGTATGACCACATCAGGCTTAATGATCTTAGAGGCAAATTTACATTATCCGACCGGCTCAAGTTTCGATACGATCGTAAAAGATTTACTTGGCAAAGGTTGGAACGTAGTGAACGGTTTATCGGTGGCATTCGTGCTTTATATTTTGACTTATGCCTACATCACATCGGGCGGTGGCATTACGCAGAATTTATTGAACCAAGTTCTTGGTTCTTTGGAAAGTGCGGTCGATATTGGGCGAACTTTAGGTTCTCTCGTTTTTTGTCTTGTGTTAGCCGCTTTTGTGTGGCTTTCTACGAAAGCGGTGGATCGCTTTACCACGGTGCTTATCGGCGGAATGGTGATCGCTTTTTTCTTTTCTACCGCAGGGTTATTAGGATCGATAAAAAGCGAAGTGTTATTCAATACCATTGCACAAGGCGAGCAACAATATTTACCCTATTTATTGACCGCACTTCCCGTGTGTTTGGTTTCTTTCGGTTTCCACGGTAATGTGCCTAGTCTGGTGAAATATTATAACCGCGATGGTAAACGCGTGATGAGAGCGATCTTTATCGGCACAGGGCTGGCGTTAGTGATTTATATTTTATGGCAGCTCGCCATTCAAGGAAATTTACCGCGTAGCGAATTTGCGCCGGTGATTGAAAAAGGCGGGGACGTCTCCGCATTGCTTGAAGCCTTACACAAATATATTGAAACGGATTATATTGCCGTTATTCTGAGCTTTTTTGCTTATATGGCGATTGCCAGCTCTTTTTTAGGGGTAACGCTAGGGCTGTTTGATTATATCGCGGATTTATTTAAATTTGACGACAGCTTAATGGGCAGAACTAAGACGACTTTAATCACATTTTTACCGCCATTATTGTTAAGCCTTCAATTTCCTTATGGTTTTGTGATTGCCATTGGTTATGCCGGATTGGCTGCAACCATTTGGGCGGCTATTGTGCCGGCATTACTTGCTCGCGCTTGTCGCCAAAAATTTCCGAATGCGACTTATAAAGTATATGGCGGAAGTTTTATGATCGGTTTTATCATTCTTTTCGGCGTGCTGAACATTATGGCGCAGGTAGGTGCAAACTTAGGATGGTTTGCAAGTTTTAGCGGATAA
- the tsf gene encoding translation elongation factor Ts — protein sequence MAEITASLVKELRERTGAGMMECKKALVEANGDIELAIDNMRKSGQAKAAKKAGRVAAEGVILARVGAGFGVLVEMNCETDFVAKDAGFLGLANEVADFAAANKGTTIEQLQAQFEEKRAALVAKIGENMTIRRVAYLEGQVLAQYLHGAKIGVLVAGEGSEEELRKVAMHVAASKPEFVNPEDVSAEVVEHERQIQIDIAINSGKPKEIAEKMVEGRMKKFTGEVSLTGQAFVMDPSVPVGDYLKSVNTKVTNFIRLEVGEGIEKVEEDFAAEVAKITGGNA from the coding sequence ATGGCTGAAATCACAGCATCATTAGTAAAAGAACTTCGCGAACGTACCGGCGCGGGTATGATGGAATGTAAAAAAGCATTAGTTGAAGCTAACGGCGATATCGAGTTAGCAATCGACAATATGCGTAAATCCGGTCAAGCAAAAGCAGCGAAAAAAGCTGGTCGCGTAGCGGCTGAAGGTGTGATCCTTGCTCGTGTCGGCGCAGGTTTCGGCGTGTTAGTGGAAATGAACTGTGAAACCGACTTCGTAGCAAAAGATGCGGGATTCTTAGGTTTAGCAAATGAAGTGGCTGATTTTGCAGCTGCAAATAAAGGCACAACCATCGAACAATTACAAGCTCAATTTGAAGAAAAACGCGCGGCATTGGTTGCAAAAATCGGTGAAAATATGACTATTCGCCGTGTTGCTTACTTAGAAGGACAAGTTCTTGCACAATACTTACACGGTGCGAAAATCGGTGTATTAGTAGCGGGTGAAGGTTCTGAAGAAGAATTACGTAAAGTCGCAATGCACGTTGCAGCATCTAAACCGGAATTTGTAAATCCGGAAGATGTTTCTGCTGAAGTTGTCGAACACGAACGTCAAATTCAAATCGACATTGCAATCAACTCCGGTAAACCAAAAGAAATCGCAGAGAAAATGGTTGAAGGTCGTATGAAGAAATTCACCGGTGAGGTGTCTTTAACCGGTCAAGCATTCGTTATGGATCCTTCCGTACCCGTTGGTGATTACTTAAAATCGGTAAATACCAAAGTAACGAACTTCATCCGTTTAGAAGTGGGTGAAGGTATTGAGAAAGTGGAAGAAGATTTTGCCGCAGAAGTGGCGAAAATCACCGGCGGTAACGCTTAA
- a CDS encoding class I SAM-dependent DNA methyltransferase, which yields MNNQISVYDRENFFELYRKLRANPISLNEIVEKPTMLSLLPDLQGKKLLDLGCGTGAHLQLYLERGAKTVVGVDLSANMLEQAQSDLEKCGQFQGRFSLYQLAMEKLEDLPDSNFDIITGSFAFHYVQDFPALLSAIFDKLAANGTLIFSQEHPITTCHKEGERWEKDENKQQVAYRLNYYRDEGERNRNWFKQPFKTYHRTTATIINNLISAGFNIERIAEPMLAEQPQWHSEFKDLQHRPVLLFVKATKNKEKK from the coding sequence ATGAATAATCAAATCAGTGTTTATGATAGAGAAAATTTCTTTGAGCTTTATCGAAAACTCCGCGCAAACCCGATTAGCCTAAACGAAATTGTGGAAAAGCCCACAATGCTTTCGCTTTTACCTGATCTTCAAGGCAAAAAATTGCTCGATCTTGGTTGTGGCACAGGGGCACATTTGCAGCTTTATTTAGAACGAGGTGCAAAAACTGTCGTCGGCGTGGATTTATCCGCCAATATGTTGGAACAGGCACAATCGGATTTAGAAAAGTGCGGTCAATTTCAAGGACGTTTTTCATTGTATCAGTTGGCAATGGAAAAACTCGAAGATCTGCCGGATAGCAATTTTGATATTATTACCGGTTCTTTCGCTTTTCATTATGTACAAGATTTCCCTGCATTGTTATCCGCAATTTTCGATAAACTCGCAGCGAACGGCACATTGATTTTTTCCCAAGAACATCCTATTACTACTTGTCATAAAGAGGGGGAACGTTGGGAGAAGGATGAAAATAAACAACAAGTGGCGTATCGCTTGAATTATTATCGGGATGAGGGCGAGCGCAATAGAAATTGGTTTAAGCAACCTTTTAAAACCTATCACCGCACAACGGCGACAATTATTAATAACCTGATCTCAGCGGGTTTTAACATTGAACGAATCGCAGAACCTATGCTTGCCGAACAACCGCAATGGCATTCGGAATTTAAAGATTTACAGCATCGCCCGGTCTTGTTATTCGTGAAAGCCACAAAGAACAAGGAGAAAAAATGA
- a CDS encoding ACT domain-containing protein, whose amino-acid sequence MTNPINDLDVLLASMEPYLNEGVYYFATLKPEQHLPLSALIATIREKEGLSVVVTEETAKSYHLDAQFKAAWITLTIHSDLAAVGLTAAFAKALGKAKISCNVVAGNFHDHIFVPYEQAELAMATLRELQRVSAENQQK is encoded by the coding sequence ATGACAAATCCAATTAACGATCTTGACGTGTTATTAGCCTCAATGGAACCTTATCTCAATGAGGGCGTTTACTATTTTGCCACACTGAAACCGGAACAACATTTACCGCTTTCCGCTTTAATTGCGACCATTCGCGAGAAAGAGGGTCTGTCCGTAGTGGTAACGGAAGAAACGGCAAAAAGTTATCACCTTGATGCACAATTTAAAGCGGCTTGGATCACCCTAACCATTCATTCCGATCTTGCCGCTGTAGGGCTAACTGCCGCCTTTGCAAAAGCTTTAGGCAAGGCTAAAATCAGCTGTAATGTGGTGGCGGGAAATTTTCATGATCATATTTTTGTCCCTTATGAACAGGCGGAGCTTGCCATGGCGACATTACGTGAATTACAACGGGTATCGGCAGAGAATCAACAAAAATAA
- a CDS encoding M48 family metallopeptidase translates to MKKHIKSFAFAAAAAFVLNACADSASINQQAASSYTQEMGRIRSQGAVDTSSQTAKRVHRIFNKMVPYANKENQTGQPFNWQITVIKSKELNAWAMPGGKMAFYTGLVETLRLNDDEIATVMGHEMAHALKEHGKAKANFGMATGIAAQLGHIALSTVVGSDLSGVAISLTKDFALDKPYSRSAETEADEVGLMLMAKSGFNPQAAPGLWDKMKKASGGSKGILDALASTHPTDENRQENLRRLLPEAMELYTASKK, encoded by the coding sequence ATGAAAAAACACATTAAATCTTTTGCTTTTGCAGCAGCGGCGGCTTTTGTTTTAAATGCTTGTGCCGACTCAGCTTCTATCAATCAACAAGCGGCTTCAAGCTATACGCAGGAAATGGGGAGAATCCGTAGCCAAGGTGCGGTTGATACGTCTTCTCAAACCGCAAAACGTGTTCATCGTATTTTCAATAAAATGGTGCCTTATGCCAATAAAGAAAATCAAACAGGGCAACCTTTCAACTGGCAAATTACCGTAATTAAATCGAAAGAATTAAATGCTTGGGCAATGCCGGGCGGTAAAATGGCGTTTTATACGGGATTAGTGGAGACATTAAGACTGAATGATGATGAAATCGCCACCGTAATGGGGCATGAAATGGCACACGCTTTAAAAGAACACGGTAAAGCAAAAGCGAACTTCGGTATGGCAACGGGAATTGCCGCGCAGTTAGGGCATATTGCACTTTCTACCGTGGTAGGCTCTGATTTAAGCGGGGTCGCTATCAGTTTGACTAAGGATTTTGCATTAGATAAACCTTATTCACGTAGCGCAGAAACCGAAGCGGATGAAGTGGGTTTAATGTTGATGGCAAAATCAGGTTTTAATCCGCAAGCAGCACCGGGGTTATGGGATAAAATGAAAAAAGCCTCAGGCGGTTCAAAAGGCATACTGGACGCTCTTGCTTCCACCCACCCGACAGATGAAAATCGCCAAGAAAATCTACGACGTTTACTGCCTGAAGCGATGGAACTTTATACAGCTTCGAAAAAATAA
- the rpsB gene encoding 30S ribosomal protein S2 has product MAQVSMRDMINAGVHFGHQTRYWNPQMKPFIFGARNGVHIINLEKTLPLFNEALAELTRIASNNGKVLFVGTKRAASEAVQAAALDCQQYYVNHRWLGGMLTNWKTVRQSIKRLKDLEAQSQDGTFDKLTKKEALMRTREMEKLELSLGGIKDMGGLPDALFVIGADHEHIAVKEANNLGIPVFAIVDTNSTPAGVDFVIPGNDDATRAIQLYVTAAAAAVKEGRGNEAQVAEELAADAE; this is encoded by the coding sequence ATGGCACAAGTTTCAATGCGCGACATGATCAACGCGGGCGTACACTTCGGACACCAAACACGTTACTGGAATCCACAAATGAAACCTTTCATTTTCGGTGCCCGTAATGGTGTTCACATCATCAATCTTGAAAAAACCTTACCTTTATTCAATGAAGCGCTGGCTGAATTAACTCGTATTGCGAGCAACAACGGTAAAGTTTTATTTGTTGGTACAAAACGCGCAGCATCCGAGGCAGTTCAAGCTGCGGCATTAGACTGTCAACAATATTATGTAAATCACCGTTGGTTAGGTGGTATGTTGACTAACTGGAAAACGGTTCGTCAATCAATTAAACGTTTAAAAGATTTAGAAGCTCAATCTCAAGACGGTACTTTCGATAAATTAACCAAAAAAGAAGCGTTAATGCGTACCCGTGAGATGGAAAAACTTGAATTAAGCCTTGGCGGTATCAAAGATATGGGTGGTTTACCGGATGCATTATTCGTTATCGGTGCGGACCACGAACACATCGCAGTAAAAGAAGCAAACAACCTAGGTATTCCGGTATTTGCTATTGTTGATACCAACTCAACTCCGGCAGGCGTGGATTTTGTTATTCCGGGTAACGATGACGCAACCCGTGCAATCCAGCTTTATGTAACTGCAGCGGCAGCGGCAGTGAAAGAAGGTCGTGGTAACGAAGCTCAAGTAGCTGAAGAATTAGCGGCAGACGCTGAATAA
- the pyrH gene encoding UMP kinase has translation MSQPIYKRILLKLSGEALQGDEGFGIDPSILDRMALEIKELVEMGVEVGVVLGGGNLFRGAKLAKAGMNRVVGDHMGMLATVMNGLAMRDALHRADVNAKLMSAFQLNGICDTYNWSEAIKMLREKRVVIFSAGTGSPFFTTDSAACLRGIEIEADVVLKATKVDGVYDCDPAKNAEAKLYKSLTYAEVIDKELQVMDLAAFTLARDHGMPIRVFNMGRAGALRNVVLGTEEGTTIC, from the coding sequence ATGAGCCAACCGATTTATAAACGTATTTTATTGAAATTAAGTGGTGAAGCATTACAAGGTGATGAAGGATTTGGTATCGATCCTTCTATTCTTGATCGTATGGCATTGGAGATTAAAGAGCTTGTCGAAATGGGCGTGGAAGTCGGCGTAGTACTTGGTGGCGGTAACTTATTCCGTGGCGCAAAACTTGCCAAAGCAGGAATGAATCGTGTGGTGGGCGATCATATGGGAATGCTTGCAACCGTAATGAACGGTTTGGCGATGCGCGATGCGCTTCATCGTGCGGATGTTAATGCGAAATTAATGTCCGCTTTCCAATTAAACGGCATTTGCGACACTTATAACTGGTCTGAGGCGATCAAAATGTTGCGCGAAAAACGTGTTGTGATCTTCTCAGCCGGTACCGGTAGTCCGTTCTTTACTACTGATTCCGCCGCTTGCTTGCGTGGCATTGAAATTGAAGCGGACGTGGTATTAAAAGCAACGAAAGTGGATGGCGTGTATGATTGTGATCCGGCGAAAAATGCCGAGGCAAAACTTTATAAATCCCTCACTTATGCAGAAGTGATTGATAAGGAATTACAAGTAATGGATTTAGCCGCCTTCACATTGGCCCGTGATCATGGTATGCCGATTCGGGTGTTTAATATGGGAAGAGCTGGGGCGTTACGCAATGTTGTTCTAGGCACTGAGGAAGGCACAACGATTTGTTAG